One Podarcis raffonei isolate rPodRaf1 chromosome 3, rPodRaf1.pri, whole genome shotgun sequence genomic region harbors:
- the ABCG8 gene encoding ATP-binding cassette sub-family G member 8 isoform X2: MQTLITGRIFLMISPSLVNKRFQDRIFCSEDDNSLYFTYSGKSNVLEVRDLNYQVNMASQIPWYEKLAELKIPWKCGPDSDSHVAAIQNMSFKVKSGRMLALIESSACGKTSLFDVITCRDHGGKITSGEILINGKPCTRQLAKKCIAHVRRDDRLLPNLTVRETLLFIAKLRLPKMFSDSQREKRVEDVIAELRLRQCANTIVGNEYIRGVSGGERRRVSIGVQLLWNPGILILNDPTAGLDSFTAHNLVILLSRLARGNRLVLLSVHQPRSDIFQLFDLVLLMTSGLTVYSGAAQDMVQYFTQMGYPCPTYSNPADFYVDLISIERQSEEKEMESKQRARSLAAMFHENIKNVDDRLWKSKPRDNMVTVSAQSSTTFILEEKITVNSHSADQLPGWLQQFTVLLSRQISNDFRDLSALLIRGFEALLMSLLMGFLYYGHEKNLSIPDVSALLFMLGALIPYLVVVETVTKCHSEKAVLYQDFEDGLYPVSPYFSAKVLGELPEQFFLMIVYGVPTYWLANLRPEPECFFLMLLLLMLVTFCARTMTMWMSAMLPTFHISAFVANILYTMFMMSGGFFISLENLWTVPTWISKVSFVRWSFEGVMQVQFRGRTYPMTFGNITYPIPGKLVLQSLDLDLQPHYAIYLILVSISTTFLVLYYLSLRFIKQKSNQDWQ; encoded by the exons ATGCAGACCCTAATAACCGGGAGGATTTTCCTAATGATCTCTCCGTCACTG GTAAATAAGAGATTTCAAGACAGAATTTTTTGCTCGGAAGATGATAACAGCCTCTATTTCACATACAGTGGCAAATCAAATGTTCTAGAGGTCAGAGACCTCAACTACCAG GTTAATATGGCCTCACAGATTCCCTGGTATGAGAAACTAGCGGAGCTGAAAATTCCTTGGAAGTGCGGCCCAGACTCCGATTCCCATGTGGCAGCTATACAAAATATGAGTTTTAAAGTCAAAAGTGGGCGGATGCTGGCTCTCATAGAGAGCTCTG CTTGCGGAAAGACGTCTTTGTTTGACGTGATTACCTGCAGGGACCACGGAGGCAAAATTACGTCAGGTGAAATCTTGATAAATGGAAAACCCTGCACTCGCCAGCTGGCAAAGAAATGCATTGCCCACGTACGGCGAGACGACAGACTGCTACCCAACCTGACAGTCAGAGAAACACTATTGTTCATTGCAAAATTGCGTCTCCCCAAGATGTTTTCAGATTCACAAAGAGAAAAAAGG GTAGAAGACGTTATAGCAGAACTGAGATTGCGGCAATGTGCGAACACAATTGTAGGGAACGAATACATCCGTGGTGTTTCTGGCGGGGAGAGAAGACGAGTGAGCATTGGGGTCCAACTGTTATGGAATCCTG GAATCTTGATACTCAATGATCCCACAGCTGGGCTGGACAGCTTTACTGCCCACAACCTAGTAATACTGCTGTCTAGGCTAGCAAGAGGAAATAGATTAGTTCTTCTGTCAGTTCACCAGCCAAGATCGGATATCTTCCAGCTTTTTGATTTAGTTCTCTTGATGACATCTGGACTCACAGTCTACTCTGGTGCCGCCCAAGACATGGTCCAATACTTCACACAAATGGGATATCCTTGTCCAACATACAGCAATCCTGCAGATTTCTACG TTGATTTGATCAGCATCGAGAGGCAGAGTGAAGAAAAGGAGATGGAAAGCAAGCAAAGGGCTCGCTCACTTGCTGCCATGTTTCatgaaaacattaaaaacgtgGATGACCGCTTATGGAAAAGCAAACCAAGAGACAACATGGTCACTGTTTCTGCACAGAG CTCTACTACGTTCATTTTGGAGGAGAAAATTACTGTGAACTCTCATTCGGCCGATCAGCTGCCTGGATGGTTACAGCAGTTCACTGTTTTGCTAAG CCGCCAGATCTCCAATGATTTCCGAGATCTCTCAGCATTGCTGATCCGTGGATTTGAGGCTCTTCTAATGTCATTGTTAATGGGATTCCTATATTATGGTCATGAGAAAAATCTGTCTATTCCGGATGTATCGGCACTTCTGTTTATGCTAGGAGCTCTGATTCCTTACCTTGTGGTTGTTGAAACTGTAACAAAAT GCCATTCTGAAAAAGCTGTACTGTATCAGGATTTTGAGGATGGGCTGTATCCTGTTAGCCCATATTTCTCCGCCAAG GTTTTAGGAGAACTTCCAGAACAGTTCTTCCTAATGATAGTTTATGGGGTTCCTACCTACTGGCTAGCAAACCTCCGTCCTGAACCGGAATGTTTCTTccttatgctgctgctgcttatgctAGTCACTTTCTGCGCTCGGACCATGACAATGTGGATGTCTgcaatgctgccaacatttcatATCTCGGCCTTCGTTGCCAATATTCTGTACACAATGTTTATGATGAGCGGAGGCTTCTTCATAAGCTTGGAAAACCTGTGGACAG TTCCAACTTGGATTTCCAAAGTATCTTTTGTCAGGTGGAGTTTTGAAGGAGTAATGCAAGTTCAATTTAGAGGACGCACTTACCCAATGACTTTTGGCAATATCACCTATCCAATTCCTGGAAAACTA GTACTCCAGTCGCTGGATTTAGACCTCCAGCCCCACTACGCAATTTACCTCATCTTGGTCAGTATTTCTACCACCTTCTTGGTTTTATACTACTTATCTCTCCGGTTcatcaagcagaaatcaaaccAGGACTGGCAATAA
- the ABCG8 gene encoding ATP-binding cassette sub-family G member 8 isoform X1 produces the protein MENVQREPALGEEETDKVNKRFQDRIFCSEDDNSLYFTYSGKSNVLEVRDLNYQVNMASQIPWYEKLAELKIPWKCGPDSDSHVAAIQNMSFKVKSGRMLALIESSACGKTSLFDVITCRDHGGKITSGEILINGKPCTRQLAKKCIAHVRRDDRLLPNLTVRETLLFIAKLRLPKMFSDSQREKRVEDVIAELRLRQCANTIVGNEYIRGVSGGERRRVSIGVQLLWNPGILILNDPTAGLDSFTAHNLVILLSRLARGNRLVLLSVHQPRSDIFQLFDLVLLMTSGLTVYSGAAQDMVQYFTQMGYPCPTYSNPADFYVDLISIERQSEEKEMESKQRARSLAAMFHENIKNVDDRLWKSKPRDNMVTVSAQSSTTFILEEKITVNSHSADQLPGWLQQFTVLLSRQISNDFRDLSALLIRGFEALLMSLLMGFLYYGHEKNLSIPDVSALLFMLGALIPYLVVVETVTKCHSEKAVLYQDFEDGLYPVSPYFSAKVLGELPEQFFLMIVYGVPTYWLANLRPEPECFFLMLLLLMLVTFCARTMTMWMSAMLPTFHISAFVANILYTMFMMSGGFFISLENLWTVPTWISKVSFVRWSFEGVMQVQFRGRTYPMTFGNITYPIPGKLVLQSLDLDLQPHYAIYLILVSISTTFLVLYYLSLRFIKQKSNQDWQ, from the exons ATGGAAAACGTTCAACGGGAACCTGCCCTGGGGGAAGAGGAGACCGACAAA GTAAATAAGAGATTTCAAGACAGAATTTTTTGCTCGGAAGATGATAACAGCCTCTATTTCACATACAGTGGCAAATCAAATGTTCTAGAGGTCAGAGACCTCAACTACCAG GTTAATATGGCCTCACAGATTCCCTGGTATGAGAAACTAGCGGAGCTGAAAATTCCTTGGAAGTGCGGCCCAGACTCCGATTCCCATGTGGCAGCTATACAAAATATGAGTTTTAAAGTCAAAAGTGGGCGGATGCTGGCTCTCATAGAGAGCTCTG CTTGCGGAAAGACGTCTTTGTTTGACGTGATTACCTGCAGGGACCACGGAGGCAAAATTACGTCAGGTGAAATCTTGATAAATGGAAAACCCTGCACTCGCCAGCTGGCAAAGAAATGCATTGCCCACGTACGGCGAGACGACAGACTGCTACCCAACCTGACAGTCAGAGAAACACTATTGTTCATTGCAAAATTGCGTCTCCCCAAGATGTTTTCAGATTCACAAAGAGAAAAAAGG GTAGAAGACGTTATAGCAGAACTGAGATTGCGGCAATGTGCGAACACAATTGTAGGGAACGAATACATCCGTGGTGTTTCTGGCGGGGAGAGAAGACGAGTGAGCATTGGGGTCCAACTGTTATGGAATCCTG GAATCTTGATACTCAATGATCCCACAGCTGGGCTGGACAGCTTTACTGCCCACAACCTAGTAATACTGCTGTCTAGGCTAGCAAGAGGAAATAGATTAGTTCTTCTGTCAGTTCACCAGCCAAGATCGGATATCTTCCAGCTTTTTGATTTAGTTCTCTTGATGACATCTGGACTCACAGTCTACTCTGGTGCCGCCCAAGACATGGTCCAATACTTCACACAAATGGGATATCCTTGTCCAACATACAGCAATCCTGCAGATTTCTACG TTGATTTGATCAGCATCGAGAGGCAGAGTGAAGAAAAGGAGATGGAAAGCAAGCAAAGGGCTCGCTCACTTGCTGCCATGTTTCatgaaaacattaaaaacgtgGATGACCGCTTATGGAAAAGCAAACCAAGAGACAACATGGTCACTGTTTCTGCACAGAG CTCTACTACGTTCATTTTGGAGGAGAAAATTACTGTGAACTCTCATTCGGCCGATCAGCTGCCTGGATGGTTACAGCAGTTCACTGTTTTGCTAAG CCGCCAGATCTCCAATGATTTCCGAGATCTCTCAGCATTGCTGATCCGTGGATTTGAGGCTCTTCTAATGTCATTGTTAATGGGATTCCTATATTATGGTCATGAGAAAAATCTGTCTATTCCGGATGTATCGGCACTTCTGTTTATGCTAGGAGCTCTGATTCCTTACCTTGTGGTTGTTGAAACTGTAACAAAAT GCCATTCTGAAAAAGCTGTACTGTATCAGGATTTTGAGGATGGGCTGTATCCTGTTAGCCCATATTTCTCCGCCAAG GTTTTAGGAGAACTTCCAGAACAGTTCTTCCTAATGATAGTTTATGGGGTTCCTACCTACTGGCTAGCAAACCTCCGTCCTGAACCGGAATGTTTCTTccttatgctgctgctgcttatgctAGTCACTTTCTGCGCTCGGACCATGACAATGTGGATGTCTgcaatgctgccaacatttcatATCTCGGCCTTCGTTGCCAATATTCTGTACACAATGTTTATGATGAGCGGAGGCTTCTTCATAAGCTTGGAAAACCTGTGGACAG TTCCAACTTGGATTTCCAAAGTATCTTTTGTCAGGTGGAGTTTTGAAGGAGTAATGCAAGTTCAATTTAGAGGACGCACTTACCCAATGACTTTTGGCAATATCACCTATCCAATTCCTGGAAAACTA GTACTCCAGTCGCTGGATTTAGACCTCCAGCCCCACTACGCAATTTACCTCATCTTGGTCAGTATTTCTACCACCTTCTTGGTTTTATACTACTTATCTCTCCGGTTcatcaagcagaaatcaaaccAGGACTGGCAATAA
- the ABCG8 gene encoding ATP-binding cassette sub-family G member 8 isoform X3 translates to MASQIPWYEKLAELKIPWKCGPDSDSHVAAIQNMSFKVKSGRMLALIESSACGKTSLFDVITCRDHGGKITSGEILINGKPCTRQLAKKCIAHVRRDDRLLPNLTVRETLLFIAKLRLPKMFSDSQREKRVEDVIAELRLRQCANTIVGNEYIRGVSGGERRRVSIGVQLLWNPGILILNDPTAGLDSFTAHNLVILLSRLARGNRLVLLSVHQPRSDIFQLFDLVLLMTSGLTVYSGAAQDMVQYFTQMGYPCPTYSNPADFYVDLISIERQSEEKEMESKQRARSLAAMFHENIKNVDDRLWKSKPRDNMVTVSAQSSTTFILEEKITVNSHSADQLPGWLQQFTVLLSRQISNDFRDLSALLIRGFEALLMSLLMGFLYYGHEKNLSIPDVSALLFMLGALIPYLVVVETVTKCHSEKAVLYQDFEDGLYPVSPYFSAKVLGELPEQFFLMIVYGVPTYWLANLRPEPECFFLMLLLLMLVTFCARTMTMWMSAMLPTFHISAFVANILYTMFMMSGGFFISLENLWTVPTWISKVSFVRWSFEGVMQVQFRGRTYPMTFGNITYPIPGKLVLQSLDLDLQPHYAIYLILVSISTTFLVLYYLSLRFIKQKSNQDWQ, encoded by the exons ATGGCCTCACAGATTCCCTGGTATGAGAAACTAGCGGAGCTGAAAATTCCTTGGAAGTGCGGCCCAGACTCCGATTCCCATGTGGCAGCTATACAAAATATGAGTTTTAAAGTCAAAAGTGGGCGGATGCTGGCTCTCATAGAGAGCTCTG CTTGCGGAAAGACGTCTTTGTTTGACGTGATTACCTGCAGGGACCACGGAGGCAAAATTACGTCAGGTGAAATCTTGATAAATGGAAAACCCTGCACTCGCCAGCTGGCAAAGAAATGCATTGCCCACGTACGGCGAGACGACAGACTGCTACCCAACCTGACAGTCAGAGAAACACTATTGTTCATTGCAAAATTGCGTCTCCCCAAGATGTTTTCAGATTCACAAAGAGAAAAAAGG GTAGAAGACGTTATAGCAGAACTGAGATTGCGGCAATGTGCGAACACAATTGTAGGGAACGAATACATCCGTGGTGTTTCTGGCGGGGAGAGAAGACGAGTGAGCATTGGGGTCCAACTGTTATGGAATCCTG GAATCTTGATACTCAATGATCCCACAGCTGGGCTGGACAGCTTTACTGCCCACAACCTAGTAATACTGCTGTCTAGGCTAGCAAGAGGAAATAGATTAGTTCTTCTGTCAGTTCACCAGCCAAGATCGGATATCTTCCAGCTTTTTGATTTAGTTCTCTTGATGACATCTGGACTCACAGTCTACTCTGGTGCCGCCCAAGACATGGTCCAATACTTCACACAAATGGGATATCCTTGTCCAACATACAGCAATCCTGCAGATTTCTACG TTGATTTGATCAGCATCGAGAGGCAGAGTGAAGAAAAGGAGATGGAAAGCAAGCAAAGGGCTCGCTCACTTGCTGCCATGTTTCatgaaaacattaaaaacgtgGATGACCGCTTATGGAAAAGCAAACCAAGAGACAACATGGTCACTGTTTCTGCACAGAG CTCTACTACGTTCATTTTGGAGGAGAAAATTACTGTGAACTCTCATTCGGCCGATCAGCTGCCTGGATGGTTACAGCAGTTCACTGTTTTGCTAAG CCGCCAGATCTCCAATGATTTCCGAGATCTCTCAGCATTGCTGATCCGTGGATTTGAGGCTCTTCTAATGTCATTGTTAATGGGATTCCTATATTATGGTCATGAGAAAAATCTGTCTATTCCGGATGTATCGGCACTTCTGTTTATGCTAGGAGCTCTGATTCCTTACCTTGTGGTTGTTGAAACTGTAACAAAAT GCCATTCTGAAAAAGCTGTACTGTATCAGGATTTTGAGGATGGGCTGTATCCTGTTAGCCCATATTTCTCCGCCAAG GTTTTAGGAGAACTTCCAGAACAGTTCTTCCTAATGATAGTTTATGGGGTTCCTACCTACTGGCTAGCAAACCTCCGTCCTGAACCGGAATGTTTCTTccttatgctgctgctgcttatgctAGTCACTTTCTGCGCTCGGACCATGACAATGTGGATGTCTgcaatgctgccaacatttcatATCTCGGCCTTCGTTGCCAATATTCTGTACACAATGTTTATGATGAGCGGAGGCTTCTTCATAAGCTTGGAAAACCTGTGGACAG TTCCAACTTGGATTTCCAAAGTATCTTTTGTCAGGTGGAGTTTTGAAGGAGTAATGCAAGTTCAATTTAGAGGACGCACTTACCCAATGACTTTTGGCAATATCACCTATCCAATTCCTGGAAAACTA GTACTCCAGTCGCTGGATTTAGACCTCCAGCCCCACTACGCAATTTACCTCATCTTGGTCAGTATTTCTACCACCTTCTTGGTTTTATACTACTTATCTCTCCGGTTcatcaagcagaaatcaaaccAGGACTGGCAATAA